The genomic stretch TTTCCAATAGCTCTGCGTGGAAAACTAAAAAGACTAAAAAGCTGGACAAGGCAAATGCTTCAAGCAGCAAGAACTAACTGCGACAGCAAATACAAAACAGTTTGTGCCTGCTTGGATGATCCTACCTCATGTACCTTGAAGGTAGTCAAGTTGGTTTTCTCTCCGTGATGTTACTTCTTTTAGGATCCGTGAAGTTACTCTGAGCACTAAAATGCACTGAATCTCTTCGTCTttatatatgcaccaacttggggTAAAATTCTGAGATGCTTGAGAAGGGCCGTAGTTTTTTTCTCATAATAACTAGTTACAGATAGATGTTTGAGATATCAACCTGCGTGATACATTATCTTCTAGGTTGTTTTTCAGTACATGGAGCATGCATGGTGATCTCATTATAAAGCAGTCTAGTAGGTCAATTCTGGGCCGACTCAGAAATAGAAAACCTTTCAAGGCTATGCAACGCAAAACAAATTGCTTCATTTGAACTGGAAAGTAAGCAGATTGATTGATCATGTAGAACAATTTAGCCAAATTTGCATGGTATCTTGGCTAGGTGAAATAAGAATGGCAAATGCAACTAACATACTTTGTACTGTAACTGGAATGATCAAGAATCGCTCGGTAGCACACTTAAACAGTAGTAATAGGAGCACTGGCAGTTCCGGTGGCTGGCCTATCGACAATCCCGATGTGGGTGAGCAACACCCAGAGGAGAGTTATCAGCTCGCCGCCCTGAGCGATGGCTTCCGCGTGCCCACTGATGTTGTCCGACGGAGAGACGAAAAGGATCATCTCCGACCAGAAGCCAGCTAGCAACTTCCATGCCGTCTCCTCGCCTTCAAGCAACTCCACCAACTGCTTCCCGAGAGTCCCACCACGGTTGATGACACTGTACTTTGATTCTGCACTCAGCAACTTCTCGACTAGCCGATGGTACTCCACTGTTGACGCCCCAGCTGCGCCGTCGGTGAGGGAACGCTCGGCGGCCTCCTTGACGTCCTTGTACAGGTCCTTGCTCCATGCATCATCATCGGGAAGCAGGTCGGGgcagaatgccaccagataggcacAGTAGCGTGACAGGTGAGTGGCCGTGATCATATGGTCAGAAGCATGAGAACCTTGCTGAAGATCACCGTGTCGGCAGCTCGGATGCCTCACCTCGAGGATGTTCGTGGCGATGTGCCATACAAGTATGGTATCCGATGTACCTTTGCCGTTGCAGGCCCAGAGCAAGCTTTCGCCGGCTGGGCTTTGCCGCAGTGATGCCTTGCCGTTGCCAATTAGGCTTCCGCTGGTACTGACGTTGCTCCTTAGCGTGTCCATGATGCAGACCTTGACTGCAGCTGGGACCTTCACAGGTTTCCTCTTCTGATCGGATAAACGGAGCAGACGCCTAAGATGACGGAGCAGCGGGGTTCTCCTCTGCTGAAGCACCAGTATTGAACATTGGCCCATTTTCCCGTTCCAATGCTTCATCAGGCTGCATTTGCATCTCAACAAAATGCCAACCCATTTCTGCCGAGAGGGTGGCTGGTTTATAGAACGGCATGTGAGGAGCACTTTGGTCCAGTTAGAGCATATGAATGAAGCAATGTCTCTCGACTCGGAAAGAACGACAAGTGCAATGAGTAAAATTGCAGGCACCGCAGCAAAGTACAGACTTCCGAGATGATAAGCATCGGAAAGACCAGTACCCCAGCCTCTTATATTGCAGGTGTAAACACAGGTGATCTGTTTGGCATACTTAGGTTCTGATCTTCCTAAAAAGTACCTAATATCCATTCCGGCCAATATGCAGAAACCTATGCTCAGGACTGATATGGAGACGCTTAACACGGGCAACCAGCATGCTGAATAAGAGATAGGAAGGGATGAATAGTAATAATCATGAAGAAAAGAAAGCTCATCTGCAATCACCCTGAGTGTCCTTTCATGTTTACCATCCTCGAGAAGCACACTCCTTAGGGTGTTGAGGTTGTCCATGGGAATAACATCGGTGGGTTGGTACCTTGCAAATCGACACCTTAGCAACTTGAACAAAGCAAATGACAAGCAGATATCCTTCAGACGTGGCATTGACACCAGAAGCATGTCGTTTGACCTCCAGACTGTGTCAAGAGTCACCACATTGTCTCTGTTGTTGAAGAGATAACCATGAGGTTCCTTTTCCACTTGTAGTCCATCCTCACCCATAACTACTAATGGAGGAGGTACATGTAAACCATCCCCACCTACTATTGACTGACTATGTACCTCTCGCAGCTGTTGCATATATCCAACAATAAGACGAGGATTACGTCCGAGCGCAAAGGATCGCTGGGCCCTTTCAAATGCATAGTACTTGTATGCCATTTTGACATAAATAATAGCAAATGGTGAGTACTGCAAGTAAAAGAAGACATTATTAGGCAACCATAAGTCCAGCGCCTTGTTGTTGACAACCAAGTAAAATGTCCAGACCCCTGAACAAGCAGTTCAAAAGGGGGGGATATGACTCGAGCTTCTCTATGGTCAGCAGCGACTACTGCACTGGTGTTGATAGCAGCAATTGGGACAAGGCACACGCATAGTAGCACCATGTACAGGTGATAATTGTCTGTGTAGCATTGGGCCGTGAGGGTATCCTTCAGAAACTCTCCAATTGTAATGTTGAAATCGCCATGGGTGGAGCTATTGGCGGAGAGAAGAACGGATACCATGGACAGCATCAAAGTGGTGGCTCCTAGAAAGAAGTAGCGAGCATAGCCATGGTAGCGATAGCGGTGGCCATATGCACCTATTCCGACTATGACCCCCGCGAAGATGGCGTTGACAAGTAGCAGCGCATCCACTCGCCAGATCTCCTCTTCCATGCTCCTGTGTAACTGGGCCACTAGATCATCCGAGCAGTTGGGGTGCAGCTGGGACCAACATGTGTTAAGTGTATCACGGGAGCACACCCAGGTAGATCTATCCATGAGCTGATTGTTATCAAAAATAATAATTTAGTAATTAGTACACCCTCCGTTTCAATTTAAATGACGCAGATTTAGCTTGTATCAATTAATTTTAAACGGAGATATTATATACTAAGATATTGGCGTCTACAAATGCGATTGGAAATGATGTGCTCCTTGCAAATAAGTATGCAGAAAGCTTTTTTAACAAACAGGCTTCAGAAAACAAACGATCAGTAAAGAGTTTACCTTGGAAATTGCAAGTGTTGGTGGACGGTCGAGCGGAGATGATAATCCTGGACGTATGCCTGCCAAGCTAGTGCGATTATAGTTTATGATCGATCGGGAGCATGCAGGCAAGAAGTGTACGGTATTTCGACTATATAACAAACTGTTGCTACATCAAGCAGCTTGAAGGAGATGCTtcacttttccttttccttttctttaaaaaaacgtttcttttcttttccttttcttttccttttcttttccttttcttttcctttattCATATCCAGTATCTTTTCCTTTTCGACAGTTTCCACGACTGAGGTCACAACTCACAACGCACAGTGTATGCTTTTGCTATTTTGCAGCAGATACTaattaaaccataaaccctaattaacctctGCATGTACTACACACCTTAGCTGGTTAGCCCATTTCTAGACACCACACAGCCGAACCCAACCTGTAAGCGGTAGTACCAACTACCAAACACTGGACAACACCATATGGATGCAGAAGAGAGTACTGACGGCGCTTAGTCGTCGGTGAGATGTCATTTTTATGTGATTGTGCTAACTAGTTAGCAACTGGTCCTCCCCCGACCAGTAAGCGCGCGGTGTGTGAAAGTTGCCAATTTTTAGGTCACTCACTGCTAACGTGGGGTCAACCTGCGAGACCATCATGTCTCTCAAATCAAACGTCTTGTGTGCTACATCCTTAGATATGAACTCGTtgtgtgaaaatatattttaaagtatcaaaaaaaattaaaataaatttctgtatgtatatctagacattctatgttcgtacacagGTTTTCAGGAAAAAAGAATACTTTCTGTGTctcgtgtaaaaaagataaattttgatgctccaacacgactacgtacaggacattttttcctTATATTTGGAATTTGGGCATGTAGTTTTGTTAAAATTTTGGAATGGCTATGTTAGATGTGTTGGGACTGGACACAGTTTATAAACACGTTCTGCACTAGGCACCTCTCATCCTACAAGTAGTAGGGAGAGTGGAGAAGATTGCCACGGGGAGTTACATGCTTAATTCAGATAAATTTCTTGCCTTTCCTGATATAATAAAATGCTAACAAAAAACCTTCTGATTTTGACAGAGAAAACGAGGTTCAACAGAATCAATTGGCTTGTATGCAGTCCAGTGTTGTGAATGTTATAAATGGCGTACGATTCCAACAAAAGATGAATTTGAGACAATTCGTGAGAACTTCACTGCTGATCCATGGTTCTGCAGTAAAAGACCTGACTGCTCATGCAAAGACCCTGCAGACATTGAGTATGACAGCAGCCGCATCTGGGTTATCGACAAGCCCAACATACCAAAGCCTCCACCCAACACAGAGAGACTAGTGATTATGAGAGGTGATCTCACTAAAACTGATATCTACTATGTCCTGCCAAATGGGAAGCGTGCAAAGGGAACAGGGGATGTGCAGAAGTTTCTCGATGCAAATCCAGAGTACAAAGACAGCTTATCACTTGAAAGCTTCAGTTTTACAATGCCCAAGATTGTTGAGGAGACTGTTTCCAATAGCTCTGCGTGGAAAACTAAAAAGACTAAAAAGCAGGACAAGGCAAATGCTTCAAGCAGCAAGAACTAACTGCGACAGCAAATACAAAACAGTTTGTGCCTGCTTGGATGATCCTACCTCATGTACCTTGAAGGTAGTCAAGTTGGTTTTCTCTCCGTGATGTTACTTCTTTTAGGATCCGTGAAGTTACTCTGAGCACTAAAATGCACTGAATCTCTTCGTCTttatatatgcaccaacttggggTAAAATTCTGAGATGCTTGAGAAGGGCCGTAGTTTTTTTCTCATAATAACTAGTTACAGATAGATGTTTGAGATATCAACCTGCGTGATACATTATCTTCTAGGTTGTTTTTCAGTACATGGAGCATGCATGGTGATCTCATTATAAAGCAGTCTAGTAGGTCAATTCTGGGCCGACTCAGAAATAGAAAACCTTTCAAGGCTATGCAACGCAAAACAAATTGCTTCCTTTGAACTGGAAAGTAAGCAGATTGATTGATCATGTAGAGCAATTTAGCCAAATTTGCATGTTATCTTGGCTAGGTGAAATAAGAATGGCAAATGCAACTAACATACTTTGTACTGTAACTGGAATGATCAAGAATCGCTCGGTAGCACACTTAAACAGTAGTAATAGGAGCACTGGCAGTTCCGGTGGCTGGCCTATCGACAATCCCGATGTGGGTGAGCAACACCCAGAGGAGAGTTATCAGCTCGCCGCCCTGAGCGATGGCTTCCGCGTGCCCACTGATGTTGTCCGACGGAGAGACGAAAAGGATCATCTCCGAGACTCCGACCAGAAGCCAGCTAGCAACTTCCATGCCGTCTCCTCGCCTTCAAGCAACTCCACCAACTGCTTCCCGAGAGTCGCACCACGGTTGATGACACTGTACTTTGATTCTGCACTCAGCAACTTCTCGACTAGCCGATGGTACTCCACTGTTGACGCCCCAGCTGCGCCGTCGGTGAGGGCACGCTCGGCGGCCTCCTTGACGTCCTTGTACAGGTCCTTGCTCCATGCATCATCATCGGGAAGCAGGTCGGGgcagaatgccaccagataggcacAGTAGCGTGACAGGTGAGTGGCCGTGATCATATGGTCAGAAGCATGAGAACCTTGCTGAAGATCACCGTGTCGGCAGCTCGGATGCCTCACCTCGAGGATGTTCGGGGCGATGTGCCATACAAGTATGGTATCCGATGTACCTTTGCCGTTGCAGGCCCAGAGCAAGCTTTCGCCGGCTGGGCTTTGCCGCAGTGATGCCTTGCCGTTGCCAATTAGGCTTCCGCTGGTACTGACGTTGCTCCTTAGCGTGTCCATGATGCAGACCTTGACTGCAGCTGGGACCTTCACAGGTTTCCTCTTCTGATCGGATAAACGGAGCAGACGCCTAAGATGGCGGAGCAGCGGGGTTCTCCTCTGCTGAAGCACCAGTATTGAACATTGGCCCATTTTCCCGTTCCAATGCTTCATCAGGCTGCATTTGCATCTCAACAAAATGCCAACCCATTTCTGCCGAGAGGGTGGCTGGTTTATAGAACGGCATGTGAGGAGCACTTTGGTCCAGTTAGAGCATATGAATGAAGCAATGTCTCTCGACTCGGAAAGAACGACAAGTGCAATGAGTAAAATTGCAGGCACCGCAGCAAAGTACAGACTTCCGAGATGATAAGCATCGGAAAGACGAGTACCCAAGCCTCTTATATTGCAGGTGTAAACACAGGTGATCTGTTTGGCATACTTAGGTTCTGATCTTCCTAAAAAGTACCTAATATCCATTCCGGCCAATATGCAGAAACCTATGCTCAGGACTGATATGGAGACGCTTAACACGGGCAACCAGCATGCTGAATAAGAGATAGGAAGGGATGAATAGTAATAATCATGAAGAAAAGAAAGCTCATCTGCAATCACCCTGAGTGTCCTTTCATGTTTACCATCCTCGAGAAGCACACTCCTTAGGGTGTTGAGGTTGTCCATGGGAATAACATCGGTGGGTTGGTACCTTGCAAATCGACACCTTAGCAACTTGAACAAAGCAAATGACAAGCAGATATCCTTCAGACGTGGCATTGACACCAGAAGCATGTCGTTTGACCTCCAGACTGTGTCAAGAGTCA from Lolium rigidum isolate FL_2022 chromosome 4, APGP_CSIRO_Lrig_0.1, whole genome shotgun sequence encodes the following:
- the LOC124646597 gene encoding methyl-CpG-binding domain-containing protein 1-like isoform X2; translation: MSSPAPVPASPGSSSQRKRGSTESIGLYAVQCCECYKWRTIPTKDEFETIRENFTADPWFCSKRPDCSCKDPADIEYDSSRIWVIDKPNIPKPPPNTERLVIMRGDLTKTDIYYVLPNGKRAKGTGDVQKFLDANPEYKDSLSLESFSFTMPKIVEETVSNSSAWKTKKTKKQDKANASSSKN